From a region of the Spelaeicoccus albus genome:
- a CDS encoding NAD(P)/FAD-dependent oxidoreductase — MRDYYDYLIVGGGPAADGAARGIRSVDEHGSIGIVGDDVDPPYDRPKLSKDLWNDPEASFSDIWLDTEQATDAQVLTKTVVTAIDTRAHTVHSERGHAIGYGKLLLATGGHPRTVPSLPAGDRTIYFRTAADYRRLVDVAARRGHIAVVGASFIGTEIAASLSTAGCSVTLIFPNETIGDRAYPESVREQIEKSFSDHGVDLKRGVRVDGGSVGEQSVSLSLSDGAEVTADVVVLGLGIAPSVELAERAGIAVDDGIVVDSQLRTSADDVFAAGDVANYPDAILGRRRVEHIDNAGEMGQTAGANLAGSPNDYLHTPYFWSDIFDSGYEAVGDLDASKPMVEVDKPDGGKVVYYRDGDGIRGVLLWNLFGSTDDALAVMAEDSRLTDDDLRDRI; from the coding sequence ATGCGTGACTACTACGATTATCTGATTGTCGGCGGAGGGCCCGCGGCCGATGGTGCGGCGCGGGGCATCCGCTCGGTTGATGAGCACGGTTCGATAGGGATCGTCGGCGACGACGTCGATCCGCCGTACGACCGGCCGAAGCTGTCGAAGGATCTCTGGAACGATCCCGAAGCGTCGTTCAGCGATATCTGGCTGGACACCGAGCAGGCTACCGATGCGCAAGTGCTGACGAAGACCGTCGTGACAGCGATCGACACGCGAGCACACACCGTGCACAGCGAGCGTGGCCACGCCATCGGGTACGGAAAGCTTTTGCTTGCCACCGGTGGGCATCCGCGCACAGTCCCGTCGCTTCCTGCCGGCGACCGGACGATCTATTTCAGGACGGCGGCCGACTACCGCCGGCTCGTCGACGTGGCGGCCCGTCGCGGTCATATCGCTGTGGTCGGCGCGTCATTCATCGGTACCGAGATCGCAGCGTCACTATCGACCGCGGGCTGTTCGGTGACGTTGATCTTCCCGAACGAGACGATTGGCGACAGAGCGTACCCGGAAAGTGTGCGCGAACAAATTGAGAAATCCTTCAGCGACCATGGCGTCGACTTGAAGCGCGGCGTCCGTGTTGACGGCGGCAGCGTCGGTGAGCAATCGGTGTCGCTGTCACTGTCGGACGGCGCCGAGGTGACCGCGGACGTCGTTGTGCTGGGTCTCGGGATCGCGCCGTCCGTCGAACTTGCCGAACGTGCCGGTATCGCAGTGGATGACGGCATCGTCGTCGATTCGCAGTTGCGCACGTCGGCGGACGACGTTTTCGCGGCCGGCGACGTGGCGAATTACCCGGACGCCATCTTGGGCCGTCGCCGCGTCGAGCACATCGACAATGCCGGCGAGATGGGGCAGACGGCGGGAGCGAATCTGGCCGGGAGCCCGAACGACTATCTGCACACGCCGTACTTCTGGTCGGACATCTTCGACAGCGGGTATGAAGCAGTTGGCGATTTGGACGCCTCGAAACCAATGGTCGAGGTCGACAAGCCGGACGGCGGGAAGGTCGTCTATTACCGCGACGGCGATGGCATCCGCGGCGTCCTGTTGTGGAATCTTTTCGGCAGCACCGATGACGCGCTGGCCGTCATGGCCGAGGACTCGCGGTTGACTGACGACGATCTGCGCGACCGGATCTAG
- a CDS encoding fatty acid desaturase family protein has product MASSTLSTINAPEETTGKIRKNRMTSEYSGLLQQIKEAGLLRRRHSYYAVKIVGTVAALVATAFAFFLVGNTWFQLIVAGALAVVFTQLAFIGHETAHRQVFRSGRLNDWFGVVLSNLIVGLSYGWWNNKHNRHHGNPNTIGKDPDIVDAVIVFTPEQAQRRHGLARTISGKQGYFFFPLLLLEGINLHKDALRTVFGRKKLSRRWAEMTLLTIRLCGVPAVVFIFLSPGLATAFLGVQLGVFGLYMGSTFAPNHKGMPLIPAGTKVDFLQRQVLTSRNIRSNWFIDWFMGGLNFQVEHHLFPSMPRPNLRAAQRIVREYCLDRDVAYTEVGIFRSWAIVVTYLNRVGLGQRDPFECPMIAQMRPRA; this is encoded by the coding sequence ATGGCATCATCAACCCTCTCGACCATCAATGCGCCGGAAGAAACGACGGGCAAGATTCGTAAGAACCGGATGACAAGCGAATATTCCGGTCTGCTTCAGCAAATCAAAGAGGCAGGGCTATTACGGCGCAGGCATTCGTACTATGCCGTGAAGATCGTCGGAACTGTCGCCGCCCTCGTGGCTACCGCATTCGCGTTCTTCCTCGTGGGAAACACGTGGTTCCAGCTGATAGTCGCGGGAGCCCTGGCAGTAGTCTTCACCCAGTTGGCGTTCATCGGACACGAAACAGCGCACCGGCAAGTGTTCCGCTCCGGAAGACTCAACGACTGGTTCGGCGTTGTCTTGTCGAATCTCATCGTCGGCCTGAGCTACGGCTGGTGGAACAACAAACACAATCGGCACCACGGCAATCCGAACACCATCGGTAAAGACCCCGACATCGTGGACGCCGTCATTGTGTTCACTCCCGAGCAAGCCCAACGCCGGCATGGCCTTGCCAGAACGATCTCGGGCAAACAGGGCTACTTCTTCTTTCCGCTGTTGCTTCTCGAAGGTATCAACTTGCATAAGGATGCATTGCGCACCGTGTTCGGGAGGAAGAAGCTGAGTCGTCGTTGGGCCGAGATGACGCTTCTCACCATCCGGCTATGCGGCGTTCCCGCGGTTGTGTTCATCTTCCTGTCGCCCGGCCTGGCCACCGCGTTCCTCGGCGTCCAGCTCGGAGTTTTCGGTCTCTACATGGGCTCGACGTTCGCACCCAACCACAAGGGAATGCCGTTGATTCCGGCGGGTACGAAGGTCGACTTCCTCCAACGACAAGTTCTCACCTCACGCAATATTCGAAGCAATTGGTTTATCGACTGGTTCATGGGCGGCCTGAACTTTCAGGTCGAACATCATCTGTTCCCGTCAATGCCCAGGCCGAACTTACGCGCGGCTCAACGCATTGTGCGCGAGTACTGCCTCGATCGTGATGTGGCGTATACGGAAGTAGGCATCTTCCGATCGTGGGCGATAGTCGTCACGTACCTCAATCGGGTCGGCCTGGGGCAGCGCGACCCGTTCGAATGCCCGATGATCGCCCAGATGCGTCCGCGAGCCTAG
- a CDS encoding IS5 family transposase (programmed frameshift) has translation MRSTGSRYRVFTDRQWERIEPLLPSNSGLPGHPFGDNRRVVEGIAYRFRTGIPWRDLPREQFGPWQTVWKRHRRYAGDGTWDRVLTQILAEADTAGKIDWAVSIDATIARAHQHATNTPPVLSRTHGAGSNHKNLPWHEVEPPGHGIGRSRGGLTTKIHQAVGGNGRPLGMIVTGGQRNDGAMLTGMLAQIHGPRLGRGRPRTRPDAVLADRAYSTGVIRSQLRRRAIKAVIPDKRDQAAARKRRGSRGGRPSGLDAEAYKRRNVVERFFALAKQWRGIATRFDKLAITYRAGVTLCAILTWLRV, from the exons ATGAGGTCGACGGGATCACGGTACCGGGTGTTCACGGATAGGCAGTGGGAGAGGATCGAGCCGCTGTTGCCCTCGAACTCGGGGCTCCCTGGTCACCCGTTCGGCGACAACCGTCGCGTCGTGGAGGGCATTGCCTATCGGTTCCGTACCGGGATTCCGTGGCGTGATCTGCCTCGTGAGCAGTTCGGTCCGTGGCAGACGGTGTGGAAGCGGCACCGCCGATACGCTGGCGACGGCACCTGGGATCGGGTCCTGACGCAGATTCTCGCCGAGGCCGACACGGCCGGGAAGATCGACTGGGCGGTATCGATCGATGCGACGATCGCGCGTGCTCATCAGCACGCGACGAACACCCCCCCCGTCCTAAGCAGGACACACGGGGCGGGATCGAATCACAAGAATCTGCCCTGGCACGAGGTTGAGCCGCCCGGCCACGGCATCGGCCGCTCCCGCGGCGGGTTGACCACGAAGATCCACCAGGCCGTCGGCGGGAACGGGCGCCCGTTGGGCATGATCGTCACCGGCGGGCAGCGCAACGACGGCGCGATGCTGACCGGGATGCTCGCCCAGATCCACG GTCCCCGGCTCGGCCGTGGCCGGCCACGCACTCGTCCGGATGCTGTGCTCGCCGACCGCGCCTATTCGACCGGCGTGATTCGCAGCCAGCTGCGGCGACGGGCAATCAAGGCGGTGATTCCCGACAAGCGAGACCAGGCCGCCGCCCGCAAACGACGCGGCAGTCGAGGTGGACGCCCGTCCGGGCTCGATGCCGAGGCATACAAGCGAAGGAACGTCGTCGAGCGATTCTTCGCCCTCGCCAAGCAATGGCGTGGCATCGCCACCAGGTTCGACAAACTCGCGATCACCTACCGCGCCGGCGTCACCCTCTGCGCCATCCTCACCTGGCTACGCGTATGA
- a CDS encoding SH3 domain-containing protein produces MRACADGRIDAVRYVLTADHEIPDRAPLAIKPGDVVQVGDWDTEWPAFVFVTASRGTGWVPGRHLDIDGSVGTCCVAYDTTELPAVAGESVDVIEDDAESGWSWCRNSGGREGWIPHRVLTVA; encoded by the coding sequence GTGAGGGCCTGTGCTGATGGGAGAATTGACGCTGTGCGATACGTGTTGACGGCAGATCATGAAATCCCAGACCGCGCACCGTTGGCGATCAAGCCCGGGGATGTTGTTCAGGTCGGAGATTGGGACACAGAGTGGCCTGCTTTCGTATTCGTGACAGCATCACGGGGGACGGGATGGGTGCCTGGGCGTCACCTCGATATCGACGGCTCCGTTGGCACCTGTTGCGTCGCGTACGACACGACCGAGCTGCCGGCTGTCGCGGGCGAGAGCGTCGATGTCATTGAGGACGATGCCGAGAGCGGCTGGTCCTGGTGTCGGAACTCTGGTGGCCGTGAGGGATGGATCCCGCACCGCGTCCTTACTGTTGCGTGA
- a CDS encoding HNH endonuclease signature motif containing protein, with protein MKTTSEWSTGSDGRRKVTIRTDEPGDCDVFTAVLKSVPQIIADVAFRSSGDDSSGDDGGLSDDLPALAELAGVRASNLDAGECLRLAGQCARIMAFVEGRQAELLAAFGRARIDPDKVFTSTGQFQVGDSPPDTAAPTDPKPHPAPSPPPNEDDDPAPWSTSGKYRNMAGCGPGKSAATSKVAAPAAEATDNATAAAEGLSAREIFADALERWAGDEVACELDVAVSTGCSRLTESLIMVALLPRCLKAFKSGLLSRRRLHCLTFKCRLLPPDLVQELDATVAGWDSRISFPAFGKRIDRWLMRHEAGQADRLYRQAVEHRHVTFQPDRYGGAWLSAYGPADTLQGLYQRLSQTARSQQNDPPSAEQMDEATAAGGGLADQLRAADELNPGVSGVEVSVAHRGRSIEQRRFDLLAGADVATPAGVTLNPAQVRVGVTVPLMTLMGEPLPGEMAGYGPIPARMARLLAAKAPWIERVLVDPITARPIDAERRKYQISTAAREFIRSRNPECTMPDCSRAASLCQLDHIDPWIDGESGGLSTPDNLQPACVRHHQAKTAKRFAANVVRPEPGKPSGTRPDHESEDHPRRPSAAERRRRWLGHWRTEPRIIRWTMPTGRSYDTIDDHDPDAVNEHVEAIKRYTRD; from the coding sequence ATGAAGACGACGAGCGAGTGGTCAACAGGATCCGACGGACGCCGGAAGGTGACGATCCGGACCGACGAACCAGGCGATTGCGACGTGTTCACCGCGGTATTGAAGTCTGTTCCGCAAATCATTGCCGACGTCGCGTTCAGGTCCTCCGGTGACGATTCCTCCGGTGACGATGGCGGGCTATCGGATGACCTTCCGGCGCTGGCCGAGCTTGCGGGCGTTCGAGCATCGAATCTGGACGCAGGGGAGTGCCTGCGCTTAGCTGGTCAATGCGCACGGATAATGGCGTTCGTCGAGGGCCGACAGGCCGAGCTTTTGGCGGCTTTCGGCCGAGCGCGCATCGATCCGGACAAGGTCTTCACTTCGACTGGGCAGTTTCAGGTTGGCGACTCACCGCCGGACACGGCCGCGCCAACAGACCCGAAACCGCACCCGGCTCCGAGCCCACCTCCGAATGAGGACGACGATCCGGCGCCTTGGTCGACGTCCGGAAAATACCGGAATATGGCCGGGTGCGGTCCCGGCAAGTCAGCTGCGACCTCGAAAGTCGCCGCTCCGGCTGCTGAAGCGACCGACAATGCCACGGCCGCTGCGGAAGGGCTCTCGGCGCGCGAAATATTCGCTGACGCTCTTGAGCGTTGGGCAGGCGACGAAGTCGCATGTGAATTGGATGTGGCCGTGTCGACAGGATGTTCGCGTTTGACTGAGTCCCTCATCATGGTGGCGCTGCTGCCGAGGTGTTTGAAAGCCTTCAAATCCGGGCTGCTCTCCCGGCGCCGACTGCACTGCCTGACGTTCAAATGCAGGCTTCTTCCGCCCGACCTCGTCCAAGAACTCGATGCAACCGTCGCCGGTTGGGATTCTCGCATCAGCTTTCCCGCATTCGGCAAGAGGATTGACCGGTGGCTCATGCGACACGAGGCGGGGCAAGCGGATCGGCTTTACCGGCAAGCCGTCGAGCATCGGCACGTCACTTTCCAGCCCGATCGGTACGGCGGCGCCTGGCTGAGTGCGTACGGGCCCGCCGATACGCTCCAAGGGCTTTATCAGCGTCTCAGCCAGACCGCTCGTAGTCAGCAGAACGATCCGCCGTCGGCCGAGCAGATGGACGAGGCTACTGCGGCCGGAGGCGGGCTGGCCGACCAACTTCGAGCAGCAGACGAACTGAACCCCGGAGTGAGCGGCGTCGAAGTAAGCGTTGCGCACCGAGGGCGTTCGATCGAACAGCGTCGCTTTGATCTGCTTGCCGGAGCGGATGTCGCTACGCCGGCCGGGGTCACATTGAATCCGGCCCAGGTTCGAGTCGGTGTCACAGTGCCGCTCATGACTCTTATGGGTGAACCGCTGCCCGGTGAGATGGCCGGTTATGGCCCGATCCCGGCCCGCATGGCCCGCCTATTGGCGGCTAAAGCGCCATGGATTGAACGTGTGCTCGTTGATCCGATTACCGCTCGCCCGATCGACGCTGAACGTCGGAAGTACCAGATCTCCACTGCCGCAAGAGAATTCATCCGTTCGCGCAATCCCGAATGCACAATGCCGGATTGCAGCAGAGCGGCAAGCTTGTGTCAGCTCGACCATATCGACCCATGGATAGACGGAGAGTCGGGCGGACTGTCCACCCCCGACAACCTCCAGCCAGCCTGCGTACGTCACCACCAGGCGAAGACCGCTAAAAGGTTCGCCGCCAACGTTGTCCGGCCCGAACCCGGCAAGCCAAGCGGTACCCGACCGGACCATGAGTCGGAGGACCACCCCAGGCGCCCAAGTGCTGCGGAACGCCGCCGCAGATGGCTGGGTCATTGGAGGACCGAGCCGCGAATTATCCGCTGGACAATGCCGACGGGACGGAGCTACGACACGATCGATGACCATGATCCGGACGCCGTGAACGAACACGTCGAAGCCATCAAGAGGTATACGCGCGACTAG
- a CDS encoding aldo/keto reductase, translating to MSDQAGNITVKDLGTTRRLGFGAMRITGEGIWGEPADRDSAKAVVRRAVELGIDFIDTADSYGPEVSERIIAEALQPYPQGLRIATKAGQVRTGPGKWIPLGRPEYLRQQAELSLRRLGVDKLDLFQLHRIDRTIDAAEQFGVMAELQKEGKVGALGLSAVSIDDIETAREHFTVATVQNRYNLADRESDDVLDYCTKNDIAFIPYAPIDGGKLMDDGSAVDAVATRLGASRAQVALAWLLQRSPMVLPIPGTASIPHLEDNMGAAELTLDAASVAELDAA from the coding sequence ATGAGCGATCAAGCCGGAAACATCACAGTCAAAGACCTCGGAACGACGCGCCGCCTCGGGTTCGGTGCCATGCGCATCACGGGGGAGGGGATCTGGGGCGAGCCCGCCGACCGCGACTCGGCCAAGGCCGTCGTCCGCAGGGCCGTCGAGCTTGGAATCGACTTCATCGACACCGCCGACTCGTATGGTCCCGAAGTGAGCGAGAGGATCATTGCCGAAGCGCTGCAACCGTATCCGCAAGGACTGCGTATTGCCACCAAAGCCGGGCAGGTGCGCACCGGACCCGGAAAATGGATCCCACTCGGCCGTCCCGAATACTTGCGGCAGCAGGCCGAGCTCAGCCTGCGCCGGCTGGGAGTGGACAAACTCGATCTATTCCAGCTGCACCGCATCGACAGGACAATCGATGCCGCCGAGCAGTTCGGCGTCATGGCCGAGCTGCAAAAGGAAGGCAAAGTCGGCGCACTCGGTCTTTCGGCGGTGTCGATCGACGATATCGAGACGGCTCGGGAGCACTTCACCGTCGCCACGGTGCAGAATCGCTACAACCTGGCCGATCGCGAGTCCGACGACGTGCTCGACTACTGCACGAAGAACGACATAGCGTTCATCCCCTATGCGCCGATCGACGGCGGAAAACTGATGGACGACGGCAGTGCGGTGGACGCCGTTGCCACTCGTTTGGGGGCCAGTCGCGCGCAGGTGGCGCTCGCTTGGCTGTTGCAGCGCTCGCCCATGGTGCTTCCGATTCCGGGCACTGCGTCGATCCCGCACCTCGAGGACAATATGGGCGCGGCCGAATTGACGCTGGACGCCGCTTCCGTCGCCGAGCTGGACGCCGCCTGA
- a CDS encoding GtrA family protein, translating into MRTIAPAELRLDGRAVMARGRQSTHGTLGRLATELAKFGAVGTVAFFVDLAVYNALAFTIMDDNPIGAKVFAVLVSTIVSWLGSRYWTFKDGAAKSAPAELFWFVLINAGGFVIAALCLVVSHYMMGLTSKLADNVSANFVGLALGNVFRYFMYKFLLYKIPTRRIASSTAGRSDAESGKR; encoded by the coding sequence GTGCGTACTATCGCGCCGGCCGAACTGAGACTCGATGGGAGGGCTGTGATGGCACGAGGGCGCCAATCCACACACGGCACCCTCGGACGGCTCGCCACGGAACTTGCGAAATTCGGAGCAGTCGGCACTGTCGCATTCTTTGTCGACCTTGCCGTTTACAACGCCTTGGCGTTCACGATCATGGACGACAATCCGATCGGCGCCAAGGTCTTTGCCGTTCTGGTCTCGACAATCGTGTCGTGGCTCGGAAGTCGGTATTGGACATTCAAGGACGGCGCCGCGAAGTCCGCTCCAGCGGAACTTTTCTGGTTCGTCCTCATCAATGCCGGCGGGTTCGTCATTGCGGCCCTGTGCCTTGTCGTCTCGCACTACATGATGGGGTTGACGTCGAAGCTCGCCGACAATGTCTCGGCCAACTTCGTCGGTCTCGCGCTTGGAAACGTGTTCCGGTACTTCATGTACAAGTTCCTGCTCTACAAGATCCCAACCAGGCGAATTGCGTCGTCGACGGCCGGCCGTTCCGATGCCGAAAGCGGCAAGCGGTAG
- a CDS encoding HAD family hydrolase, giving the protein MPYATPLPDRDRPLLILDFDGTVCIGDGPVWAYADAVLRRVDGADKDAAIRARLAEFLDGCTDAPRYKDGYSAVAELTADIVDADDRQEAYRESRAALATGLSAGVSAPEGLHEFLTDVGELADRALVTNAPLDGVKETLSSLGLTDVIDSIHPESHKPEGLPALLSEFAGDRDPALLMSVGDVYDNDIAPAYAFGSATAYIDRWSHHTGPSHLHAATFTDLYPAIRSWAEHPLDFQSVAANSHAHTRNPPNHYQGNPS; this is encoded by the coding sequence GTGCCCTACGCCACACCGCTCCCCGATCGCGACCGCCCGCTTCTCATCCTCGATTTTGACGGGACGGTCTGCATCGGCGATGGTCCGGTGTGGGCCTACGCGGACGCCGTCCTGCGCCGAGTCGACGGCGCCGACAAAGACGCCGCGATCCGAGCCCGGCTGGCCGAGTTCCTGGACGGCTGCACGGACGCTCCCCGCTATAAAGACGGCTATTCTGCGGTCGCCGAACTGACCGCCGACATCGTCGACGCCGATGACCGTCAAGAGGCCTATCGCGAAAGCCGTGCCGCGTTGGCCACCGGACTGTCGGCCGGAGTATCGGCGCCCGAAGGTCTGCACGAGTTCTTGACCGACGTCGGCGAGCTCGCCGACCGAGCGTTGGTGACGAACGCGCCGCTGGACGGCGTGAAAGAAACGCTCTCGTCGCTCGGGCTGACCGATGTCATCGACTCGATCCACCCGGAATCACACAAGCCCGAGGGCCTGCCGGCACTGCTGTCGGAATTCGCCGGCGACCGAGACCCGGCCTTATTGATGAGCGTCGGCGACGTCTATGACAACGACATCGCGCCGGCGTATGCATTCGGTAGCGCGACGGCCTATATCGACCGCTGGAGTCACCACACCGGGCCGTCCCACCTGCACGCCGCCACATTCACCGATCTCTATCCGGCCATCCGGTCATGGGCCGAGCACCCGCTCGACTTCCAGTCCGTCGCCGCGAACTCGCACGCGCACACCCGGAATCCACCGAATCACTATCAAGGGAACCCGTCATGA
- a CDS encoding phosphate/phosphite/phosphonate ABC transporter substrate-binding protein — MKSSRIAVAGLAVVSLAASLTLTGCGARETSDASATGASSKVCTGSSDKSAKDPKKLTLALVPSGDAKKLVQTVKPLEKALTKRLGIPVHGVITQDYQAAVEAIGAGQAQIGMLPSLQMSQACDKYGAVPSLQTVRNGKTSYAAQFFTNKPKKYCDDTPKKGPNGLMYCNGTASGNGPAGLDSLTKMKGAKVSLLQAASPAGYIFPVAAMKKAGLDVKKDIDTVQVTANDASVLAVYKGDAEVGTSYWDAREVVKPDTPDVGKKVVVFALTKEVPNDGVSITSKLSPSWQQKISKAMLDYSTTKAGVKALTAIYQITGLKKADPKALKQTQDTAKSIGLG; from the coding sequence ATGAAATCGTCCCGAATCGCCGTGGCCGGTCTGGCCGTCGTCAGTCTGGCGGCAAGTCTCACTCTCACCGGATGCGGTGCCCGTGAAACGTCCGATGCGTCAGCCACCGGGGCCTCCTCGAAGGTATGCACCGGTAGCAGCGACAAATCGGCCAAAGACCCGAAGAAGCTCACGCTTGCTCTCGTGCCCTCGGGGGACGCCAAAAAGCTTGTCCAAACCGTCAAGCCGTTGGAAAAGGCGCTCACGAAGCGCTTGGGGATCCCGGTACACGGCGTCATCACGCAGGACTACCAAGCCGCAGTCGAAGCGATCGGTGCCGGCCAGGCTCAGATCGGCATGCTGCCGTCGCTCCAAATGAGCCAGGCGTGCGATAAATACGGCGCGGTCCCCTCGCTGCAGACGGTGCGGAACGGGAAAACGAGCTATGCCGCCCAGTTCTTCACCAACAAGCCCAAGAAGTACTGCGACGACACCCCGAAGAAGGGCCCGAACGGCTTGATGTACTGCAACGGGACGGCGAGCGGCAACGGCCCGGCAGGCCTCGATTCGCTGACCAAAATGAAGGGTGCGAAGGTCTCCCTCCTCCAGGCCGCCTCGCCGGCCGGCTACATCTTCCCGGTCGCCGCCATGAAGAAGGCCGGACTCGATGTGAAGAAGGACATCGACACGGTCCAGGTCACCGCCAACGATGCCTCCGTGCTCGCCGTCTACAAGGGTGACGCCGAAGTCGGCACTTCCTACTGGGATGCCCGCGAGGTGGTGAAGCCGGATACTCCCGACGTCGGCAAGAAGGTTGTCGTGTTCGCCCTGACCAAGGAAGTCCCCAATGACGGCGTCTCGATCACCTCGAAGTTGTCACCGTCCTGGCAACAGAAGATCTCGAAAGCCATGCTGGACTATTCCACAACGAAAGCCGGCGTGAAGGCGCTGACGGCCATCTATCAGATCACCGGGCTGAAGAAGGCCGATCCGAAGGCGCTGAAGCAAACTCAAGACACAGCCAAGTCCATCGGCCTCGGCTGA
- the phnC gene encoding phosphonate ABC transporter ATP-binding protein has translation MTQPDIRFDHVGVTYPNGFSGLRDITVDIPAGQMIGVVGLSGAGKSTFVRSINGLVPITDGDITVGDKSLRDLSGRRLRELRSGVGMVFQGFNLVGRATVLSNVLMGRLYHTSVWRTLLGAWKKDDVNLALDALARVEILPKAYARASDLSGGQQQRVGIARTLAQRPQIILADEPVASLDPPTSHVVMRDLQKINAELGITVITNLHFLDLARRYSDRLIGLRSGEIVFDGTPADADDAAFESIYGRSLTADDVLDAPGHAAGAHLGPAS, from the coding sequence ATGACCCAGCCAGATATCCGCTTCGACCATGTCGGAGTGACCTACCCGAACGGCTTCTCCGGCCTGCGCGACATCACCGTCGACATCCCGGCCGGACAAATGATCGGCGTGGTCGGGCTCTCCGGTGCGGGCAAGTCCACTTTCGTTCGCAGCATCAACGGCCTTGTCCCGATCACGGACGGCGACATCACGGTGGGTGACAAGTCCCTCCGGGACCTCTCGGGCCGGCGCTTGCGCGAGCTCCGCTCCGGGGTCGGCATGGTGTTCCAGGGGTTCAACCTCGTCGGGCGCGCGACTGTGTTGAGCAACGTGTTGATGGGCAGGCTCTACCACACGTCGGTGTGGCGCACGCTGCTCGGCGCATGGAAGAAGGACGACGTCAACCTGGCTCTCGACGCGCTGGCCCGCGTCGAGATTCTGCCCAAAGCGTACGCGCGCGCCTCCGACCTCTCCGGCGGCCAACAACAGCGCGTGGGAATTGCCCGCACGCTGGCGCAGCGCCCGCAGATCATTCTTGCCGATGAGCCGGTCGCCTCGCTGGATCCGCCTACCTCGCACGTCGTGATGCGCGATTTGCAAAAGATCAACGCCGAACTCGGCATCACCGTGATCACCAATCTGCACTTTCTGGATCTGGCGCGCCGGTACAGCGACCGGCTGATCGGTCTGCGGTCCGGCGAGATCGTGTTTGACGGCACCCCGGCAGACGCAGACGACGCCGCCTTCGAAAGCATCTACGGGCGTTCTCTGACCGCGGACGACGTTCTCGACGCGCCCGGCCATGCGGCAGGGGCGCATTTGGGCCCGGCGTCATGA